From the Pedobacter cryoconitis genome, one window contains:
- the ribD gene encoding bifunctional diaminohydroxyphosphoribosylaminopyrimidine deaminase/5-amino-6-(5-phosphoribosylamino)uracil reductase RibD, whose amino-acid sequence MSDELYMKRCLELAEMGNGQVSPNPLVGCVIVSGGKIIGEGYHQKYGQAHAEVNAIRSVTDRYGEQAAELLKNAVAYVSLEPCAHFGKTPPCADLLIRHQLKKVVIGNRDPFPDVDGKGIERLKNAGIEVVSGVLEAECFEVNRRFFTRIAQQRPYIILKWARTANGYFAPKNSVQQWISGPLSKKLVHKWRTEEDAILVGKQTAIADNPALSAREWPGKNPIRIAIDRKLEIPADSQLYNTDAKTIIFNEQKTSVEGNIHFIEMEDMQYYLPQKIAYQLYLMDIQSIIIEGGANILNQFISSGLWDEARVFNSSSSWDTGIHSPVINGNIISVTQVDKDQLTIYKNYNNK is encoded by the coding sequence ATGAGCGATGAATTGTACATGAAACGCTGTCTGGAGTTAGCAGAAATGGGGAACGGTCAGGTAAGCCCAAATCCATTAGTAGGTTGCGTAATTGTCAGCGGAGGAAAGATTATAGGAGAAGGTTATCATCAGAAATATGGTCAGGCTCATGCTGAAGTGAATGCTATCCGTTCTGTTACAGACCGGTATGGTGAACAGGCGGCAGAATTATTAAAAAATGCGGTTGCTTATGTAAGTCTTGAACCTTGTGCTCATTTTGGGAAAACACCTCCATGTGCTGATTTACTGATTCGCCATCAACTAAAAAAGGTAGTGATTGGTAATCGTGATCCTTTTCCTGACGTAGATGGCAAGGGGATTGAAAGATTAAAAAATGCAGGCATTGAAGTAGTTTCCGGGGTGCTTGAAGCAGAGTGTTTTGAAGTGAATCGTCGTTTTTTTACAAGAATTGCTCAGCAGAGGCCTTATATTATCTTGAAATGGGCCAGAACAGCGAATGGATACTTTGCACCTAAGAATTCTGTGCAGCAGTGGATCAGTGGCCCGCTTTCAAAAAAGCTGGTTCATAAATGGAGAACGGAGGAAGATGCCATTTTAGTTGGTAAACAGACTGCAATTGCAGACAATCCTGCCCTTAGTGCAAGGGAATGGCCGGGGAAAAACCCAATCAGGATTGCTATTGATCGTAAACTTGAAATACCAGCAGATAGTCAATTATATAATACAGATGCTAAAACCATTATATTCAACGAACAGAAAACGAGTGTAGAGGGGAATATCCATTTTATTGAAATGGAAGATATGCAATATTATCTTCCGCAGAAGATCGCTTATCAATTGTATTTGATGGATATACAATCTATTATTATTGAAGGTGGTGCGAATATTCTGAACCAGTTTATCTCTTCTGGATTATGGGATGAGGCCAGAGTCTTTAATTCCTCTTCAAGCTGGGATACTGGAATACATTCCCCTGTGATCAATGGAAACATTATATCAGTTACGCAAGTAGATAAAGATCAGTTAACTATATATAAAAATTACAATAATAAATGA
- a CDS encoding WbqC family protein: protein MHNPAIFPLFYLPPVSYFSALNAHNYEFILEKEEHFPKQTYRNRTRIYSPNGALDLFLPVIKGSKYHTKVKDVKISYDFKWQRLHWLSLESCYRNSAYFEYYEDELAVFYNKKFEFLFDYNLEILEWIFKQLKKPADFNFTTEYVKEIAPENDYRLKLHFKEPELITPAKPYFQVFEDRMGFMPNMSIVDLLFNQGPQTKNYL from the coding sequence ATGCACAATCCAGCTATATTTCCTCTTTTTTATCTTCCTCCTGTAAGTTATTTCTCTGCTTTAAACGCTCATAATTACGAATTCATTTTAGAAAAGGAAGAACATTTTCCTAAACAAACTTACCGTAACAGAACCAGAATTTATTCACCAAATGGTGCTTTAGACTTGTTTCTGCCAGTAATTAAAGGTTCAAAATACCATACAAAGGTCAAAGATGTAAAAATAAGTTATGATTTTAAATGGCAGCGCCTGCACTGGTTAAGCTTAGAAAGCTGTTACCGGAATTCTGCCTACTTCGAATATTATGAAGATGAACTCGCAGTTTTCTATAACAAGAAATTTGAGTTCCTTTTTGACTATAATCTGGAAATATTAGAGTGGATCTTCAAACAACTAAAAAAACCGGCAGATTTTAATTTCACTACAGAATACGTTAAAGAAATAGCTCCTGAAAATGATTACAGGCTTAAACTTCATTTCAAAGAACCTGAATTGATTACCCCTGCAAAACCTTATTTCCAAGTATTCGAAGATAGAATGGGATTTATGCCAAACATGAGTATCGTTGATTTGTTATTCAATCAAGGTCCTCAGACCAAAAACTATCTTTAA
- a CDS encoding DMT family transporter, whose product MIYILLSISCSVTVAVLLKLAKRYNIHVLQAVMWNYLAAIILSYIFFRPELVQLVAVPTTLAIAIGVLLPVLFLILGASVRNIGIVKSDIAQRLSLFIPILASLYLFGENFGGLKVAGLLVGFLAIVLTLSRKSTVKTETNSYVYPILVFIGFGLIDVMFKKLALDKSIPYTSTLMVIFCISFIIAAVILGYVVLVRKKKVELINFFCGIVLGCFNFGNILFYMKAHRAMADNPSTVFAAMNMGVIILGSIIGIVLFKEKVSKLNYVGIAMALAAILLITLSQKYAV is encoded by the coding sequence ATGATATACATATTACTCAGTATCAGCTGTAGTGTAACCGTAGCAGTCTTGCTAAAACTGGCAAAACGCTATAATATTCATGTGCTGCAAGCGGTAATGTGGAATTACCTGGCGGCCATAATTCTAAGTTATATTTTCTTCAGGCCAGAATTGGTTCAGCTTGTAGCGGTGCCGACTACACTTGCTATTGCAATTGGTGTATTATTACCTGTCTTATTTCTTATCCTTGGGGCATCTGTCAGAAACATAGGAATAGTGAAATCAGATATCGCACAGCGTTTGTCTTTATTTATCCCTATTCTGGCTTCGTTATATCTTTTCGGAGAAAACTTTGGAGGATTAAAGGTTGCCGGACTTTTAGTCGGTTTTTTAGCTATTGTACTCACGCTTTCCCGTAAGTCGACTGTGAAGACGGAAACAAACTCTTATGTTTATCCCATTCTGGTCTTTATTGGATTCGGGCTGATTGATGTCATGTTTAAAAAACTGGCATTGGATAAGTCTATTCCTTATACCAGTACATTAATGGTTATTTTTTGTATCTCGTTTATAATCGCGGCAGTTATTTTAGGATATGTTGTTTTAGTCAGAAAGAAAAAAGTTGAATTGATCAATTTCTTTTGTGGTATTGTATTGGGATGCTTCAATTTTGGAAATATCCTGTTTTATATGAAAGCTCACCGGGCAATGGCCGACAATCCTTCTACGGTATTTGCTGCAATGAATATGGGGGTAATTATTCTAGGGAGTATAATTGGTATAGTCTTGTTTAAAGAGAAAGTCAGTAAGTTGAATTATGTCGGTATAGCCATGGCTCTTGCGGCCATTTTACTGATTACATTATCGCAAAAATATGCTGTTTGA
- a CDS encoding IMPACT family protein, whose protein sequence is MLFDDTYKTIDHPAEGTFKDKGSKFIAFAYPLLSENDVKAHLMKLRAEHTKANHFCYAYRLTPDKSVYRVNDDGEPSGTAGRPILNALLSAGLTNILIIVVRYFGGTLLGVPGLINAYKSAAVEAVNMAVIVDKTVNDIYEIKFDYLVMNDVMRLVKEEQLTVLNQQFDNECTIRFEVRKSQLNKVLQRVEKQSGVEIKYLGTV, encoded by the coding sequence ATGCTGTTTGATGATACCTATAAGACGATAGATCATCCCGCAGAAGGAACCTTTAAAGATAAAGGGAGTAAATTTATCGCTTTTGCCTATCCGCTGCTTTCAGAAAATGATGTTAAAGCACATTTGATGAAATTAAGAGCTGAACATACAAAGGCCAACCATTTCTGTTATGCTTACCGCCTTACGCCTGATAAAAGTGTTTATCGTGTAAATGATGATGGTGAACCCTCTGGTACAGCTGGCAGACCTATTTTAAATGCCTTGTTATCAGCTGGTCTGACCAATATACTGATCATTGTAGTTCGCTATTTTGGAGGTACATTACTTGGAGTTCCTGGTTTAATCAACGCTTATAAATCTGCTGCTGTAGAGGCAGTTAACATGGCTGTGATTGTTGATAAGACGGTTAACGATATTTATGAGATTAAGTTTGATTACCTGGTCATGAACGATGTGATGCGTTTGGTGAAGGAAGAACAGCTGACTGTTCTTAATCAACAGTTTGATAATGAATGTACCATCAGATTTGAAGTTAGAAAATCCCAATTGAATAAAGTTTTACAAAGAGTCGAAAAACAGTCAGGTGTTGAAATAAAATACCTTGGCACTGTTTAA
- a CDS encoding glycosyltransferase family 2 protein yields the protein MSEPSVAVVILNWNGKQLLSDFLPGVVKTRYTNLQLVVGDNASTDGSVDYVRANFPEIQIIVNDHNYGFAEGYNRILKQVSADYYVLLNSDVEVPENWIEPVIKAMEADSRIAAAQPKIKWQKNKTQFEYAGAAGGFLDINVFPFCRGRIFDQVEDDLGQYNDSKEIFWASGAAFFIKRAQWEETGGLDPDLFAHMEEIDLCWRLKNLGYHIIYCPDAEVYHVGGGTLATNSPYKVFLNFRNNLMIMQKNLPALEAVWSITLRMTIDFVAWIQFLIKGETKFAFAVNKAHFQFLANLRKTGAKRAKTQLAYSKHTGVYHSSVVWSFFIKGIRKFSQLKDFR from the coding sequence ATGTCAGAGCCGAGTGTAGCTGTTGTGATCCTCAATTGGAATGGAAAACAATTATTGTCTGATTTTTTACCCGGAGTAGTTAAAACCAGGTATACGAATCTTCAGTTAGTTGTAGGTGACAATGCATCCACAGATGGATCTGTGGATTATGTAAGAGCCAATTTTCCTGAGATACAGATTATTGTGAATGATCATAATTATGGATTTGCAGAGGGCTATAACCGGATTCTTAAACAGGTAAGTGCCGATTATTATGTTTTACTGAATTCTGATGTAGAGGTTCCTGAAAACTGGATTGAACCTGTCATTAAGGCAATGGAAGCGGATTCTCGTATCGCGGCTGCTCAGCCTAAAATTAAATGGCAGAAGAATAAAACTCAATTTGAATATGCTGGTGCTGCGGGTGGTTTTCTGGATATTAATGTTTTTCCTTTTTGCAGGGGAAGGATTTTTGATCAGGTAGAAGATGATTTAGGGCAATATAACGATTCTAAAGAGATCTTCTGGGCAAGTGGTGCAGCCTTTTTTATTAAAAGAGCACAATGGGAAGAAACGGGAGGTTTAGATCCTGATCTTTTTGCGCATATGGAAGAAATTGACCTTTGCTGGCGTTTAAAGAACCTCGGATATCATATTATTTATTGTCCTGATGCGGAGGTTTACCATGTTGGTGGAGGCACTTTAGCGACAAATAGTCCTTATAAAGTGTTTTTGAACTTTAGAAATAACCTGATGATTATGCAAAAGAACCTTCCTGCGCTGGAAGCGGTATGGAGTATAACCCTCAGGATGACTATTGACTTTGTAGCCTGGATACAGTTTCTGATTAAGGGAGAAACCAAATTCGCATTTGCTGTGAATAAGGCACATTTTCAGTTCTTAGCCAACCTTAGAAAGACGGGCGCTAAAAGAGCTAAAACGCAATTAGCCTACTCCAAACACACCGGCGTTTATCATTCCAGTGTGGTCTGGAGTTTTTTTATAAAGGGAATCAGAAAGTTTAGCCAGCTAAAAGACTTTCGATAG
- the prmC gene encoding peptide chain release factor N(5)-glutamine methyltransferase: MNVKQLEQYFIKELSALYDGEEAKQLFCLAAGQISEWNRSQLLINATTQLSAEQSSAYNYILLELKKGRPMQHIFAEAWFYGLKFKVTEAVLIPRPETEELIEWILDTVKTQPVSSILDIGTGSGCIAITLKKNLEQVEVTALDVSAEALKVAAENAITNTAAVNFIHSDILTYSSPSKYDLIVSNPPYITENEKKEMHQNVLDYEPHLALFVSNENPLLFYKGIADFALINLHPKGKLFFEINEYLGKETVEMLSAKGFTDIILKQDMQGKDRMILCNL; encoded by the coding sequence ATGAATGTTAAGCAATTAGAACAATACTTTATCAAAGAACTATCCGCACTGTATGATGGGGAAGAAGCAAAGCAATTGTTTTGCCTGGCAGCCGGACAAATATCTGAATGGAACAGGAGTCAATTACTAATCAATGCAACGACGCAATTAAGCGCGGAACAATCTTCAGCTTATAACTATATCCTGCTGGAACTGAAAAAGGGAAGGCCGATGCAGCACATCTTTGCAGAAGCATGGTTCTACGGGCTTAAATTTAAAGTCACTGAAGCTGTCCTGATTCCAAGACCCGAAACAGAAGAATTAATAGAGTGGATTCTGGATACAGTAAAAACACAACCCGTTTCCAGCATATTGGACATTGGTACCGGCAGCGGATGTATTGCGATTACTTTAAAAAAGAACCTTGAACAAGTAGAAGTAACCGCACTTGATGTTTCTGCTGAGGCATTAAAAGTGGCCGCGGAAAATGCAATAACTAATACAGCTGCTGTTAATTTCATTCATTCAGACATCCTGACTTATAGCAGTCCGTCCAAATACGACCTGATTGTAAGTAATCCACCATATATTACTGAAAACGAAAAAAAAGAAATGCATCAGAATGTTTTGGATTACGAACCACATCTGGCTTTATTTGTGAGCAATGAAAATCCTTTATTATTTTACAAAGGCATCGCAGATTTCGCACTGATCAATCTGCATCCAAAAGGGAAATTATTTTTTGAAATTAACGAGTATCTAGGTAAGGAAACAGTAGAGATGCTTTCTGCTAAAGGATTCACTGACATTATCTTAAAACAAGACATGCAAGGTAAAGACCGCATGATTTTATGCAATTTATAA
- the xerD gene encoding site-specific tyrosine recombinase XerD: protein MINYPYYNAFRAYLKLERGLSENSVDAYLNDVAKLFQYYEVIGKDFSVKSITDSVLHDFVKWLSELGMLANTQARVISGLKSFFNYLMLEQLIDIDPAQQLDSPKLSRKLPDILNVIEINALVEAIDASKPEGMRNKAILEVLYGCGLRVTELITLRISDLNPTQEYIKVTGKGNKERIVPIGAVALKYIDIYLSQVRVHLAIKKGNEDYIFLNRMGSRLSRISVFTMIKALAVAIGLQKTISPHTFRHSFATHLIEGGADLRAVQEMLGHSSITTTEVYTHLDKDYLRGIITQFHPRT, encoded by the coding sequence GTGATTAATTATCCTTACTATAATGCATTCAGGGCCTACTTAAAACTGGAACGCGGACTTTCTGAAAACTCTGTCGATGCCTACCTGAATGATGTTGCCAAGCTGTTTCAGTATTATGAAGTTATTGGTAAGGATTTTTCTGTTAAAAGTATAACTGATAGCGTATTACATGATTTTGTTAAATGGTTGAGTGAGCTTGGTATGCTGGCTAATACGCAGGCCAGGGTCATCTCTGGATTAAAGTCTTTCTTCAATTATCTGATGCTGGAACAATTAATTGATATTGATCCTGCTCAGCAACTGGACTCTCCTAAATTAAGCAGAAAGCTTCCTGATATATTGAATGTGATAGAAATTAATGCTTTGGTTGAGGCTATAGATGCTTCTAAACCAGAAGGGATGAGAAACAAAGCAATTTTGGAAGTCTTGTATGGTTGTGGACTAAGGGTAACTGAACTGATAACCCTTCGTATTTCAGACCTGAACCCTACGCAGGAATATATTAAAGTAACTGGTAAAGGAAATAAGGAAAGGATTGTCCCTATTGGAGCAGTTGCGCTGAAGTATATTGATATTTATCTAAGCCAGGTTAGGGTACATTTGGCCATTAAAAAGGGAAATGAGGACTATATATTCCTGAATAGAATGGGTTCAAGGTTATCCAGGATTTCTGTATTCACTATGATTAAAGCATTGGCAGTTGCCATAGGTTTACAAAAGACGATCAGTCCGCATACCTTCAGACATTCTTTTGCAACTCATTTGATTGAAGGTGGTGCAGATCTGAGGGCTGTACAAGAAATGTTAGGCCATTCAAGTATTACTACCACAGAGGTGTATACGCATTTGGACAAAGATTATTTAAGAGGTATAATCACACAGTTTCACCCTAGAACGTAA
- a CDS encoding organic hydroperoxide resistance protein encodes MEKLYTAAVLAKGGRDGHIKSSDGTIEFEVRTPKEMGGQGGATNPEQLFAAAWGPCYLGALHAVAKNEGVEVADATVNVQVSFNQDGNAYVLSAELDVHIPGLSHEETQKLADKAHKACPYSKATRGNIETRVTAI; translated from the coding sequence ATGGAAAAGTTATATACAGCTGCGGTACTAGCTAAAGGAGGTCGTGATGGCCATATAAAATCAAGTGACGGAACAATAGAATTTGAAGTAAGAACACCTAAAGAAATGGGTGGTCAGGGAGGAGCAACAAATCCTGAACAATTATTTGCTGCGGCATGGGGCCCTTGTTATCTGGGTGCATTACATGCGGTAGCAAAAAATGAAGGTGTAGAGGTAGCTGATGCTACTGTAAATGTACAGGTTTCGTTTAATCAGGATGGAAATGCTTATGTGTTGTCGGCAGAACTGGATGTACATATTCCTGGGCTCAGTCATGAGGAAACTCAGAAACTGGCTGACAAAGCACATAAGGCATGCCCTTATTCAAAAGCTACAAGAGGTAATATTGAAACAAGAGTTACCGCTATATAG
- the mgtE gene encoding magnesium transporter gives MQSYELDKSDVTRIKSALNGSDNQLAVILDEYHASEIAILFESLTQEDRQRIINLLPVETASEIFAEMHEEAHPEELLFQLHPDKRTEIVEELDYDDATDIISQLEEHEQKEILEDLSEDDASHIRNLLSYDEDTAGGLMNTEFIRIQLHLKKKDAIDEIIRQSEEIEEFYTIFVVDENNVFQGIVSLKDIIKAKGNVEITSLVKSDVAWVSPDTDQEEVARLISQYNITSIPVLDNQMKLLGRVTFDDVIDVLEDENTEDILKISGVSEDEELSGNWVEAVKSRLPWLIINLGTAFLASAVVRHFEPTIAKIAVLSAYMTIIAGMGGNAATQALAVTVRRISLYDLTDNQAYRTVLKEFTVGLINGAVTGLIVFIFALVFDANPLLGLVIFLAMTGNLVIAGVTGAGIPLMLKRVGIDPAIASSIIITTFTDVFGFLLLLGMASKLLL, from the coding sequence ATGCAATCCTATGAACTAGACAAATCTGATGTTACCAGAATAAAATCCGCCCTCAATGGCAGCGATAATCAATTAGCTGTAATTCTGGATGAATATCACGCGTCCGAAATTGCCATCTTATTTGAAAGCCTGACACAAGAGGACAGACAGCGTATTATCAACCTTCTTCCCGTTGAAACTGCATCAGAGATTTTTGCCGAGATGCATGAGGAAGCGCACCCTGAAGAATTACTTTTCCAGCTTCATCCGGATAAGCGTACAGAGATTGTAGAAGAACTCGATTACGATGATGCGACAGATATTATTTCGCAACTAGAAGAACACGAGCAAAAAGAGATCCTTGAAGACCTGAGTGAAGATGACGCCTCTCATATCAGAAACCTGCTGAGTTACGATGAAGATACAGCAGGAGGGCTGATGAACACGGAGTTTATCCGGATTCAGCTTCACCTGAAGAAAAAGGATGCTATTGACGAGATCATCAGACAAAGTGAGGAAATTGAAGAATTCTATACCATTTTTGTGGTAGATGAAAACAACGTATTCCAGGGAATTGTCTCCTTAAAAGATATTATCAAAGCTAAAGGCAATGTAGAAATCACTTCACTTGTGAAGTCTGATGTGGCCTGGGTAAGTCCGGATACAGATCAGGAAGAAGTAGCAAGACTGATTTCTCAATATAATATTACCAGTATTCCTGTTCTGGACAACCAGATGAAACTATTGGGGAGAGTAACTTTCGATGACGTTATTGACGTTTTAGAAGATGAAAACACAGAAGACATTCTGAAAATATCCGGAGTATCAGAAGATGAAGAATTAAGTGGTAACTGGGTAGAGGCCGTAAAATCAAGACTACCCTGGTTAATTATCAATTTAGGAACTGCTTTTCTGGCTTCGGCAGTGGTCAGGCACTTCGAACCAACCATTGCTAAAATTGCAGTGCTTTCTGCTTACATGACTATTATTGCAGGAATGGGGGGTAATGCAGCAACTCAGGCACTGGCTGTAACTGTCAGGAGGATTTCCTTATACGATTTGACTGATAATCAAGCTTACCGGACCGTCTTAAAAGAATTTACTGTAGGTCTGATCAACGGTGCCGTAACCGGATTAATTGTTTTCATCTTTGCTCTTGTATTTGATGCAAATCCATTATTAGGGCTTGTTATTTTTCTGGCAATGACAGGCAACCTGGTTATTGCAGGTGTAACAGGAGCGGGGATACCACTTATGCTGAAAAGAGTAGGTATCGACCCTGCAATTGCTTCATCTATCATCATCACCACTTTTACCGACGTATTTGGCTTTTTACTTTTACTCGGAATGGCCAGTAAATTATTGCTTTAA
- the aroQ gene encoding type II 3-dehydroquinate dehydratase, whose protein sequence is MKIQIINGPNLNLLGIREPGVYGNKSFEGYFTELKDKYKYIELEYFQSNVEGELINKLHEVGFSFDGIILNGGGYTHTSVAIADAISGINTPVVEVHVSNIYAREEFRHVSLTGKNCKGVLTGFGLDGYRLAIESLLAG, encoded by the coding sequence ATGAAGATACAGATTATTAACGGACCTAATTTAAATCTGCTGGGCATACGCGAACCAGGAGTGTACGGAAACAAAAGTTTCGAAGGATACTTTACAGAATTAAAAGACAAATACAAATATATAGAACTCGAATATTTCCAAAGTAACGTAGAAGGGGAGCTGATCAACAAATTACATGAAGTTGGCTTTTCATTCGATGGTATTATTTTAAACGGCGGAGGATATACACATACTTCAGTAGCCATTGCGGACGCAATTTCGGGCATCAATACACCAGTCGTAGAAGTACATGTCTCTAATATTTATGCCAGAGAAGAATTCCGTCACGTTTCTCTGACCGGAAAAAACTGCAAAGGCGTATTAACCGGTTTCGGATTAGACGGCTATCGTCTGGCTATCGAAAGTCTTTTAGCTGGCTAA
- the corA gene encoding magnesium/cobalt transporter CorA, translating to MGIDKKGKSRKKKKRLKIPLAGSSPGVVYIDENSLKPVITLHKINATTYETKELPNINQIAQLLADKNFTFWIEIKGFGSPELFETLNSELHVNRLILEDITRSYQRPKLEEYDDYVFAVSRMLLLDEEKNLENEQLSFILTDNALITLQENYSDCFSPVIQRLKAGKGNIRISGSSYIMYALMDIVVDKYFEILSFWSEELDLIEDRLFDKPDKSFMFDVQLIKRNLINIRRVAWPERDKLNDMLRSDSHLITEQTKPYIRDAYDHCIQVIDIVESLKEISASNIDMYLSIISNRMNEIMKVLTIISSIFIPLTFIAGVYGMNFAKEDPVTHKFMPYNMPELYASHGYLYTMLIMVVIAVLQVIYFWRKGWFK from the coding sequence ATGGGCATTGATAAAAAAGGCAAATCACGTAAAAAGAAAAAACGTTTAAAAATACCTCTGGCGGGCTCCAGTCCGGGAGTAGTATATATTGATGAAAATTCACTAAAACCAGTAATTACACTTCATAAGATCAATGCAACAACTTATGAAACGAAAGAGCTTCCCAATATCAATCAGATTGCTCAGTTGCTGGCAGATAAGAATTTCACTTTCTGGATAGAAATAAAGGGATTCGGATCTCCGGAATTATTCGAAACCTTAAACAGTGAACTTCATGTCAACCGGTTGATCCTTGAAGATATTACAAGATCCTATCAAAGACCAAAACTAGAAGAATACGATGATTATGTTTTCGCGGTCAGCAGAATGCTTTTGCTCGATGAAGAAAAGAATCTGGAAAACGAGCAATTATCATTTATCCTGACAGATAATGCCTTGATTACTCTTCAGGAAAACTATTCTGACTGTTTTAGCCCGGTTATCCAAAGGTTAAAAGCAGGCAAGGGGAATATCAGGATTTCGGGGAGCAGCTACATTATGTATGCACTCATGGATATTGTTGTAGATAAGTATTTTGAAATCCTTAGTTTCTGGAGCGAAGAGCTTGACCTGATAGAAGATCGCCTGTTTGATAAACCGGATAAGAGTTTTATGTTCGACGTTCAGCTGATCAAAAGAAACTTAATTAATATACGCAGAGTTGCATGGCCAGAAAGAGACAAACTAAATGATATGCTTCGCAGTGATAGTCATCTGATCACTGAGCAAACCAAACCCTATATTCGTGATGCTTATGATCATTGTATACAAGTTATTGATATAGTGGAGTCTCTGAAAGAGATTTCGGCCAGTAATATTGATATGTATCTATCAATTATCAGTAACCGGATGAATGAAATCATGAAAGTACTCACGATCATTTCTTCCATATTTATCCCACTTACTTTTATTGCCGGAGTCTACGGAATGAATTTTGCCAAAGAAGATCCGGTAACTCATAAATTTATGCCTTACAATATGCCCGAGCTGTACGCTTCGCACGGATATTTGTATACGATGTTGATTATGGTAGTTATTGCAGTGCTTCAGGTTATCTATTTTTGGCGAAAAGGATGGTTTAAGTAA
- a CDS encoding nucleoside phosphorylase, which produces MQKLSEADLVINPDGSIYHLNILPEDVADTVITVGDPDRISEITKHFDRIELKKGKREFLTHTGYIGTKRITVISTGIGTDNIDIVFNELDALVNVDFKTREVKEKLTSLAIIRVGTSGAVQPDLPMGTILASTFGLGLDALMHYYVHGVPDEEKGLFEHVKTHFQDLHAVNPYLTSADPVLLNTIGKGMEQGITVTAPGFYAPQGRQVRAQNAVPDFIQKLNTFKYENYRITNLEMETAGIYALAKVLGHKALSVNAILASRVNYQFSKDPNSVVDKAIKLVLERITASN; this is translated from the coding sequence ATGCAAAAATTATCAGAAGCAGACTTAGTCATCAATCCGGATGGAAGCATTTACCATTTAAATATACTTCCTGAAGATGTCGCGGATACAGTAATTACTGTAGGCGATCCTGACAGGATCTCAGAAATAACTAAACATTTTGACCGTATTGAGCTTAAAAAAGGAAAAAGAGAGTTTTTAACGCACACAGGTTATATCGGTACGAAACGTATTACTGTAATTTCTACAGGAATCGGTACTGACAACATAGATATCGTTTTCAATGAGCTGGATGCACTGGTCAATGTAGATTTCAAAACCCGTGAGGTGAAAGAAAAGTTAACTTCATTAGCTATTATCAGAGTTGGGACTTCGGGAGCTGTACAGCCTGACCTGCCTATGGGAACTATCCTTGCTTCTACTTTCGGACTTGGTCTGGATGCTTTAATGCATTATTATGTTCATGGAGTACCAGATGAAGAAAAAGGTCTTTTTGAACATGTAAAAACACATTTCCAGGATTTACATGCTGTAAACCCCTACCTGACTTCGGCAGATCCAGTATTGCTGAATACGATAGGAAAAGGAATGGAACAGGGAATTACAGTAACAGCGCCTGGCTTTTATGCGCCTCAGGGTCGTCAGGTAAGAGCTCAGAATGCAGTGCCTGATTTTATTCAGAAACTGAATACTTTTAAGTATGAAAACTATAGAATTACAAATCTTGAAATGGAAACTGCCGGTATTTATGCATTGGCGAAAGTTCTTGGACATAAGGCACTTTCTGTTAACGCTATCTTAGCGAGCAGGGTAAATTATCAGTTTAGTAAAGATCCGAATTCAGTTGTAGATAAGGCTATTAAGCTTGTCTTAGAAAGAATTACAGCTTCTAATTAA